TCCGCCGAAACCGAATGAGTTGCTCAAGATGGCGCGTGCACGTGTTCTCTCGGAGAGTGTTCCGAGCAGGCTCGGGTGCCCCGTCGTCGCGAGCCGCGGATTGGGCGGGAGTTCGCCGCGTTCGAGGGCGAGCACGCTAAAAACCGCTTCAAGTGCCCCCGCGGCTCCCAGGGTGTGCCCGATCTGAGCCTTGTTGGACGACACGCGTGGAGTCGCGAAGCGCTCTCCGAACACCGCTTCGAGCGCCTCGAGCTCGGCATGATCATTCCGCACGGTACCGGTACCGTGCGCGTTCACGTAGCTGATCTGGTCAGGCGTTTGTTGTGCCTGCTCCAGGGCATCCTGGACCAGCTTTCGCGGCGTGGCCCCGCCGGCCTCGGGTTGTGTGATGTGAAACGCCTCCGCTCCGCACGCCCACCCATCGAGCCAGCCAAGGACGCGTGCGCCTCGCGCTGCTGCTACCCCTGCGCGCTCCAGCACGAGGCACCCGGCGCCCTCGCCAAGGGAGAGCCCTGCGCGATCACTGTCAAATGGCCGCCCACCCTCCGGGTCCAGCAACCCCAGGGCGCCGAAGCCGAGCACGGTCGTCGCGCAAAGCGCGTCTGCGCCGCCACAGTAAACCCGGTCGCACGCCCCAGCGCGAATCCAGGCGGCGCCCATCGCGATCGCCAGCGCGCCGCTAGAGCACGCCGAACAGACCGTGCGTGAGCGGTCGATCTTCCCCACGATGTCCGACGAGCGTGAAGTCAGACCTGAGATAGGAAACGCGAAGAGCGGCGCGAGCTCCTCGGCGCTGGGCTCGGCTCCCAGATTCGCGAGGCACGCCTCGGTTTCTCTGAGTCCCCCGGTGGTGGTTCCCCAGATCAGCCCGACGGTCCCTGAAACTTGACCGCTCTGTGCATGCGCCTCAGCGAGCGCCAAGAGGCCCAGCGCCTCGGTGCGGCTAGCTCGCTCCTTCCAGCTCCCGTCAACGCGAGCCAGAGGAAGCTCCTGGAGTTCGCAGACTCCAACGCCCAGTCCCGCTGCGGCTGAGGGTTCCTTCCGCACGGCAATATCACCGCGGACCAGGCGCAAAAAGGTTGCTTCCGACCCTACGCCGAGCGCACAGATGGCCCCAACGCCAGTGACGGCAACCCGATCGATCATGGTCGCTGCTGCGTGATGTGCTGGGCTATCGCATTGACGCTGGCGAAAATCGGCTTCGCGTCCTCACCCTCGGGAATGCTGACCTCGAACTCCTCTTCGAGGGCGATCGCCAGCTGCAATGCATCAAGGGAATCGAGGCCCAGACCCTCACCGAACAGCGCGCTCCCGTCGTCGATCTGGTCGGGGGTCAGATCACTCAGGTCGAGCTCCCGGATCATGAGTTCCTTGATCTTCAACCGCAGCTCGGCGTCATTCATGGGGCGACCTCAGCATAGCGCGTGGTGGCATAAAACGGTTGCGCAACCAGCGCCAGAGCCACGTCCGACGAAACCGGGCCGTGGGCCAGGCGAGCGATGCCCGGGCCGAGAACAACCCGCCACGGGGATCACGACTTTCGTACAGCGCTAGTGCCAGCAGCCGGCAATCGCCGCCACCTTCAGACACCAAGTTTGCGCCGCACCGCGGAAACGACGTCACTGTCCTTGACCCCATCCGCTTCCGCGCGGTAACTCAGAACCACACGATGGCGCAACGCCGGCAGAATCAACGCCATCACGTCTTCGATGTCAGCAGCTGCCTCGCCTCTGCTCGCCGCCCGGGCTTTGGCCGCCAGAACCAGCGCCTGACTACCGCGAGGCCCGGCGCCGAATCTCACATACTGCTTCACTTCGTTGGGTGCTTCGTCTGAGCTGGGGCGTGTGGCGCGAGCCGCGCGCACTGCCACTGATACAGCTTCGTCGGTGATCGGGATCCGAGGAATGAGGCGTCCGATATTTCGGACGTCTTCGGTGGTGACCACCGGGCGCACGTCGGGCTCGACTCCGCTAGTCGTGCGCCGGGCGATGTCCTCTTCCTCCGTCGCCGACGGGTAACCAACGTGAATTTCCAGCAGGAAACGGTCCAACTGCGCCTCGGGCAGCGGATACGTCCCCTCTTGCTCAATCGGGTTCTGCGTCGCGAAGACCTGGAAGGGGTCCGGCAGGCGGTGGGTACGCCCGCCGACCGTGACGCAGCGTTCCTGCATTGCTTGTAGGAGGGCTGCCTGGGTCTTTGGCGGCGTACGGTTGATTTCGTCCGCGAGCACCAAGTTGTGGAAGATCGGGCCAGGCATGAAGGAGAGCTCGCGGCGCACCACCGCTCCTGCCTCGACCTCGTTGAGCACATCGGTTCCCGTGATGTCCGCAGGGAGCAGATCCGGAGTGAACTGGACGCGGCCGAAGCTGAGATCCAGCGCGCGCGCGACCGACGAGACGAGGAGCGTCTTCGCCAAGCCAGGGACGCCCACCAGGAGCGCATGTCCTCGAGCCAGCAAGGTGACCAGCAAGGCGTCCACTACGTCGCTCTGACCGACGACGGCGCGAGCGACCTGCTCCCGAAGGGCTCCGCAAGCGGTCGAGCAGCGGTCCAACAGGTCGATATCTTGGGTTTCTTCGATGGGTGCGACTGACACTTGGGCTCCAGAAAGGCCGCGCGAGCTTAGCCCGAATCTCCAGATAGTGCAGGACCAACGCCCAGGATCTAGCGGGCCAACCAAGGGCACCGAGCGTGCGTTGGTCAAAGGTTCTACCTGTGAGTTGCCTCGAGGGACTTCGACGTGTAAGCGAAGCGCGGATGCGTTCCAACCCCATCCTCGCCACGCTCCGGCTCGATGCCTGGAGAGCCTCCGCGCTCGAGCCGGATGCCGGCCACAGCGGTTCCACCCGCAAGGTGGTGGAAGTGCGCCCGACCGGCCTGGCAAACGGCAAGTACGGCTGGCCAGCCTGGGGGATCGGAATCGTTGGTGGGCTCCTTCTCCTTGCGGGACTCCTGGTGTGGGGATTGCGCGTGTACCAGTACAAGAAGCGCGGATAGCCACCCGAAACTCTCTTTCCCTCCATGAATCGCTTTCTCAGGCGCGTTCTCTTCGCGCTGCTACTCGGTGTCCTGATCTACGGGGCGTTCGTCGTCTACTCGGGGATCAGCACCGTGCGTGCGAGCCTCGGCGGCTTTCACTGGTGGACCTTCGCTGCCGCGCTTGGCCTTGCCACGTTCAACTACGTGCTGCGCTTCGCGAAGTGGGAGTACTACCTCGCACGGCTCGAAGTACGCGGCGTGCCCAAGTTCGAGAGCTTCCTGGTGTTCCTGTCAGGGTTCGTTCTGACCGTAACCCCTGGCAAGGTCGGCGAGGTGTTCAAGAGCGCGGTGCTCGCGGAGACCCACGGCGTGCCCATGCCCCGAACAGCACCCATCGTGATCGCCGAACGGCTCACCGATGTGATCGCGGTGATCCTGTTGATCGCCTTAGGCTCGGTTGGCTTTCAGGGGGGCCTCAAGTGGGCCGTTGCGGGCACGGTGCTCGTCTCGATTGGCTTGGTGCTGATCCTGTGGCCTGCCCCGATGAATTGGCTGGTGCGGAAGGCTGAGTCCAGCAGCGGACGGCTAAACCGTCTGGCGCCGAAGCTGCGAGAGTCCGTGAACTCCCTGCGGATCGTAGCCAGTCCGGGCGCGCTGCTGATCCCGACGTTGCTTTCCATCGTCGGCTGGGGTTGCGAGGGCCTGGCGCTGTGGCTGCTGCTGAAAGGCTTTGGCTTTCCGGTGCCGGTCTCGCTCGCTGTCTTTTTCTACGCGACCGCGACGCTCGCAGGCGCCGTCGTCCCCGTCCCGGGAGGACTTGGTGTTGCAGAGGCGCTAATCCGAGAGCAACTCGTTCAGCTGGCCCACGTGCCCCACGGGATGGCGACCAGCGCGATGCTGCTGGTCCGCCTGGCAACGTTGTGGTGGGCGGTGCTCGTGGGGTTCGGTGCACTGGGGCTCTTGCGACGGCGCTTCCCGGAGTTGTTGCGCGAGCACGCCGAGCCTCTGGAAGTCGACCACGCTTCACTGGGCAACGCAGATGCTCAGAGCCATTCGCAGCGCGCCCCGTAGCCGGAGCTTTGATATAGGTAAGTCATGTCTGCTCACCGCGGTCGCGGGACATCGACACGACTGATCTCCTGGCTAATCGGCGCGTGCCTGCTCTCGGCCTGTGGGGGTTCGGGTGCAACGCCCGACGTTTCGGGGCGATCTGGCGCTCCGGCGGACAATGAGAGCTTCACCAAAGCGAACAGCGTTTCCGCGGTGCAAGAAGCTTTGGACGGCTTGAGCGATGTCACTGACGTCAGCCTGGCAGGCAAGGGGCTTGGGCCTGAGCTCGGCGGGGCCCTCGCGAGCTTCGCGAAGGTGGGCAGCATCGTGAGCTTGGATCTGAGCGAAAATGAGCTCGGGCCCGATGGGCTGGAAGCGCTGGTTGCGGCAGATTTCGCGGAGCTGAAGCAACTCGATCTGGGTGGCAACGACATCGGTGATGATGGGGTCGCGGCGCTGGCGCGGCTCAAGGCGCCCAACCTCGAAACGCTCAACCTGAGCGGCAATGACGTGAGTGAAGTTGGTGCTCAGAGCCTGGCACAGAGTCCGACACTGGCGCGGCTGAGTGTGCTGGACCTCACCATGAACCCAATCGGCGCGGAGGGCGCCAGCGCGCTGGCCGCCTCCGGGGCCATGAGCCAGATGAAGCAGCTGTACCTCCTTGGCTGCGACATTGGTGAGGAGGGCGCGCAGGCGCTGGCGGCCTCCACAGGACTGAAGCAGCTCGAACAACTGGCCCTTGCGGGCAACGCAATCGGGGATGCAGGCGTCAAGGCCATCGCGGGGGCAAAGCAACTGAGCACGCTTCGGCAGCTCGACCTGAGCGCGAACGACATTGGAGATTCAGGAGCGAGCGCGCTCGCTAGCTCCACGAGCTTGAAGAGCCTCGAGAGCCTCGAGGTGCTGGTGAACCCTGAGATCAGCGACGCCGCCAGAAAGAAGCTTCAGAAGCGATTCGGTGCCAAGCTGAAGCTCTAGCCGATAAGGCTCTTCGAGCGCGCTCAGAATTCGCGCAAGGCGTCGAGCGCCGACGCGAAGTCGGCGGGAGCCGGAGAACGGAACAGCTTGTGCTCCCCTGTCGCCGGGTGAACGAAGCCAAGTTCAGTCGCATGCAGTGCCTGACGTCCCAAGCCCTCGGCGATCTTCGTCAGGCGAGGGTCCTGACTTCGCCGACCGTAGAGCGGGTCACCCAGGATCGGCGTCTTACACTGCTCTGACAGGTGCACGCGGATCTGATGGGTTCGCCCCGTTTCCAGACGGCAACTCACGAGCGCAGCTATCCCGAGTCTTTCGTTTATGTGGAACGAGGTGACGGCGCGCCGCCCCTTGGGAAGCAAGGACGTAAAGCGCTGACGATGCACCGGGTGACGGCCGTGAAACGTCTCGATCCGCCCCTCCTTCGGCTCGCCAAGCGTGAGGGCCAGGTACTCGCGATCAATGCTGTGGGCCTCGAACTGCTCTTTCAAGGCCTCGCGCGTGGTGGCGTCACGCGCCACGACCAAGAGGCCGCTGGTGTCCTTGTCCAGGCGGTGAACAATGCCCGGTCGTCGAAAGCCTTCGGGATCTCGCGGATCGACCGGCAATACCTCGAAGCCAGGACGCGCGAGCAAGCCGTTGACCAAAGTGCCGGAGTGATGACCGGCGCCGGGGTGAACGACCAGACCTGCCGGCTTGTCGATCACGAGGAGCTGCTCGTCCTCATACACGACCTGAAACTCCACGGAAGCATCGGGCTCGGCGGCGCTCAGCTGAGGCGGCGCGGGTTCTACCTCGACGACGTCTCCTGTTCGCAAGACGCTGCTCGCACTGGAAGGCGCGCCGTTCAGCCAGACCCTTTCCTCACGGATCCAGCGCTGAAGCTCGGCGCGGGACACCTGGGGCAGCAGCTTGGCGAGCACACGATCAAGTCGCTCTGCCTTGGCCTTGCCGCTCTCGGCATAGCCGCGGACCGCCAGCTCATCAGTGATTTCGAAGCGCTGTCGCACGCGGATCGCCTAGCAACGAAGTGTGCCACCGCCACCTAGTAAAGGCATACCCGGCACTGCTTCGCGGCGCGGGACACCAGGGCTGCGGTGAGTACGCCTTGACGGCCTACCAGAGCCGACTTTTGATGTGGCCCTTGGATTTCACGAGGATGTCCACCAGAGCGCGATCGTAAAAGTTGCGCTGGTAGAGGTCTGGCGAGACGCGGCTCTTGTACAGCGCACGCCCTTCTTCGATTTCCTCGCTCAGTTCATCGAACAGGTTGTCCGTCTCGATGCCTCGCACAATTTTCTCCTCATTATAGAGTGAGAGATCACTCGCGATGGCGCGGGCAAGGCGACGAGCGGCTTCTTCAGTTTCGATGAGCGGCATCCAGGTTCTCCTCC
This is a stretch of genomic DNA from Polyangiaceae bacterium. It encodes these proteins:
- a CDS encoding MoxR family ATPase, with amino-acid sequence MSVAPIEETQDIDLLDRCSTACGALREQVARAVVGQSDVVDALLVTLLARGHALLVGVPGLAKTLLVSSVARALDLSFGRVQFTPDLLPADITGTDVLNEVEAGAVVRRELSFMPGPIFHNLVLADEINRTPPKTQAALLQAMQERCVTVGGRTHRLPDPFQVFATQNPIEQEGTYPLPEAQLDRFLLEIHVGYPSATEEEDIARRTTSGVEPDVRPVVTTEDVRNIGRLIPRIPITDEAVSVAVRAARATRPSSDEAPNEVKQYVRFGAGPRGSQALVLAAKARAASRGEAAADIEDVMALILPALRHRVVLSYRAEADGVKDSDVVSAVRRKLGV
- a CDS encoding flippase-like domain-containing protein produces the protein MNRFLRRVLFALLLGVLIYGAFVVYSGISTVRASLGGFHWWTFAAALGLATFNYVLRFAKWEYYLARLEVRGVPKFESFLVFLSGFVLTVTPGKVGEVFKSAVLAETHGVPMPRTAPIVIAERLTDVIAVILLIALGSVGFQGGLKWAVAGTVLVSIGLVLILWPAPMNWLVRKAESSSGRLNRLAPKLRESVNSLRIVASPGALLIPTLLSIVGWGCEGLALWLLLKGFGFPVPVSLAVFFYATATLAGAVVPVPGGLGVAEALIREQLVQLAHVPHGMATSAMLLVRLATLWWAVLVGFGALGLLRRRFPELLREHAEPLEVDHASLGNADAQSHSQRAP
- a CDS encoding RluA family pseudouridine synthase, producing MTDELAVRGYAESGKAKAERLDRVLAKLLPQVSRAELQRWIREERVWLNGAPSSASSVLRTGDVVEVEPAPPQLSAAEPDASVEFQVVYEDEQLLVIDKPAGLVVHPGAGHHSGTLVNGLLARPGFEVLPVDPRDPEGFRRPGIVHRLDKDTSGLLVVARDATTREALKEQFEAHSIDREYLALTLGEPKEGRIETFHGRHPVHRQRFTSLLPKGRRAVTSFHINERLGIAALVSCRLETGRTHQIRVHLSEQCKTPILGDPLYGRRSQDPRLTKIAEGLGRQALHATELGFVHPATGEHKLFRSPAPADFASALDALREF